In Mycolicibacterium tusciae JS617, one genomic interval encodes:
- a CDS encoding helix-turn-helix domain-containing protein — translation CHTHWVDLATHAGVGSAQQVYLIDPKETTPMPATATGAKSSPDTSVADRVLPIVGANIVTRRDKLGMSQRALADKAGVDRVFLRDVERGKGSATLVFLAKLAAALDTTIEKLTHGV, via the coding sequence TGCCACACTCATTGGGTGGATTTAGCCACCCATGCAGGGGTAGGATCAGCACAACAGGTCTACCTCATCGACCCGAAGGAAACCACACCCATGCCCGCCACCGCGACCGGCGCCAAGTCCAGCCCCGACACCTCTGTGGCCGACCGCGTCCTTCCCATCGTGGGAGCCAACATCGTGACCCGCCGCGACAAGCTAGGCATGTCACAGCGCGCACTGGCGGACAAGGCCGGTGTCGACCGGGTGTTCCTGCGCGACGTCGAGCGGGGCAAAGGCTCGGCCACCCTCGTGTTCCTCGCCAAACTCGCCGCCGCCCTCGACACCACCATCGAAAAGCTCACCCACGGCGTCTGA